The genome window ATAAATTTTATTGAAGATAACAGATGGCATTACATTGTGGACGGTTTGAAGGTTACCCTTTTGGTAACCTTCTGTGCCGTTATGATTGGCGTGGTTCTGGGATTTTTGCTGGCAATCGTAAGGGCGACCTATGATAAGACAGGCAGGTTAAAGATAGCAAATGTACTTTGTAAGGTGTATATCACGATCATCCGTGGAACTCCGGTCGTTGTTCAGCTTCTTATTATATATTTTGTGATTTTTGGGAGCGTGAATATCAGCAAAGAAATTGTGGCGGTTCTGGCCTTTGGTATGAATTCCAGCGCGTATGTGGCGGAAATCTTCCGTTCGGGAATCATGTCCGTGGATAACGGGCAGTTTGAGGCAGGACGAAGCCTCGGATTTAATTATACGCAGACGATGGTTCATATTATTATGCCGCAGGCGTTTAAAAATGTCCTTCCGGCGCTGGGAAATGAGTTCATTGTGCTGTTAAAAGAGACCTCTGTTGCCGGATATATTGCCCTTCAGGATCTGACTAAGGGCGGCGATATTATCCGAAGCCGTACATTTGATGCATTTATGCCGCTTATAGCAGTTGCACTCATTTATCTTGTAATGGTTATGATATTTACGAAGCTGGTAGAGCTTTTGGAGAGGAGGCTGAGAAACAGTGATCATTAATGGAGAAGAATTGATTCGTGTGGAAGGCCTCCGCAAATCATTTGGCAGGTTTTATGCGCTGGATGGAATCGATGAGGTGATACGTAAAGGAGAGGTCGTGGTGATCGTAGGGCCGTCCGGCTCCGGGAAATCTACGTTTCTCAGATCGCTGAACCTTTTGGAGGTTCCGACGGAAGGCCACATTTATTTTGAAGGTGTGGACATTACCGATAAGTATGTGGATATTGACAAACACCGTCAGAAAATGGGAATGGTGTTCCAGCATTTCAACCTGTTCCCGCATAAGACGATTCTGGAAAATATTACGCTTGCTCCGATGAAGCTGCGAGGAAAGAGCAAAACCGAGGCCGAAGAGCGGGCAATGGAGCTTTTGAAACTGGTAGGACTGGAGGAAAAGGCGAATGCATATCCGTCCCAGCTTTCCGGTGGACAGAAGCAGAGAATCGCGATTGTTCGTTCGCTTGCCATGGATCCGGATGTGATGCTCTTTGACGAGCCGACCTCCGCTCTTGACCCGGAGATGGTAGGCGAGGTGCTGGAGCTTATGAAGCAGCTCGCGCGGGAAGGCATGACCATGGTCGTGGTGACTCACGAGATGGGATTTGCCAGAGAAGTGGGAAGCAGGGTTTTATTTGTGGATGAAGGAAGAGTTAAGGAACAGGCGCCGCCGGAGGAGTTTTTCTCAAATCCGAAGGATGAAAGATTGCGGGAATTCTTATCGAAGGTGTTGTAAAATGGATGCCTTTGGGTATACCTTGTGAAACGGCCGAATGGCCATACGGGATGCCCTTGGGTATACCTTGTGAAACGGCCGAATGGCCATGCGGGATGCCCTTGGGTAAAATTTTTAAGAACGATATTGGCAGGACCAAAAGCACTTTGGTCCTGCCTGTTTGTATTTGGAGTGATTTGATTTAGAAGGTCAGAAAGACGGTAATCTGGTGTCTGATAAAAGGTAAGGAAGCAACAGGGCAATAGAGTCTTTTTGTGATTGGATAAAGTCTTTTTTTATGTTATGATACATTATATATTATATGAAGGTTAAACTTATATACCCAACGGTAGGAGACAGGAAATGATAAACAGACGAAGACCATCTAAGCAGATTATAGCTTGCATTATGGTGATGATTTTTATTTTGCTTGCTTTTTTTTCATTTACCAGAGAGAATGAGCAGCGTATTATGGAACAAAATATGGGATATATCCAGGATAGTACGATTCAGATTGCGGGACAAATTGATCAGGTATTCTCGGACGGGTATGCAAACATTCGTATTATGAGTGCATTTGTAAGCCAGTCGTTGGACAGGCCGGAGGTAGATATCGATCTTGTACGTGAGCTTGCAGAAGATTCTGTTTTTGATTTCCTTGAATTTGCAGATAAGGATGGCATGGACCATAACATTACAGGCGGCGTGTCAGATGCAAGAGACAGGAAGTACTATCTGGATGGAATGAAGGGAAATGTCGGTCTGGAGGTTATTTTTAATTCCCGCGCGACCCACGAGACATTGCTTATGTTCTATTCGCCGGTTACCTTTGAGGGAGAGAACGTGGGTGTGCTTATCGGGGTGTATCAGGCGAGCAACAAGCTGGCAAAGATGCTTGATATAACGTATTTTGGAGAATCGGCCAATCTGTATTTGTGCACACCGGAGGGAAGGGTGGCTGCAAGTAATCTGCCGCTGGATACCAATGAGGAACTCTATGTTACCGATTTGGCAGAGGGGAATGAGAAACTGTCCGACAGTATGTATCAGGCGATGCAAAGCGGTCAGAGTCTTAATTTTACTCTGGAAACGCAGAAGTCTGGCGGGTGCATGACGAAATTGAAATCAGATTGGTATTTGATTCAGGTATTTCCGGAAGCGGCGAATGTCACCATGGTTCAGGAAGCCAATAATGCGGGAATCCGGCTGGAGACGATGCTTCTTTTGATTTTTGGCGTGGTTCTGGTGGTTATGGTTCATTTTTATCGGAAAGAGCAGCAGACGATAGCGGAGGTGGCAGAGGAAAGAGGGGAATATAAGAATGCGGTACTGGCTGATGCCATCATTGTGTTTGAGGCGAATATGACCAGGAATCAGATACAGGAAGGAATCTGGAAGAATAGGGACGGAAGCAGAAGGCCGCTGGAAGAAGTCCTGGGGCTGGAGCTGCCCTGTGATTATGATACATATATCGTGCGCTGGGCGGACACTTATGTGGACGAGGGATCAAGAACTTTGTTTTTGGAATATACCGGAAGAGAGTATCTTAATAAACAATTTGAGCAGGGAAAAAGTGAGATTACATTCGAGTATTATGCCAGATCGCTGGAGGGAGAGAAAATTTTTGTGCGACGCAGTACCTATCTGGCGGTAGACAAGAAAAGCGGCGATATCATTGCATACAATAATGTAAAGGACATTACGGATCAGAAACAGAAAGAGAATCAGATGCATCGGTATGAGCAAATGTTGATCATGACTGCATCGGGAATGCATCAGGGGGCGTGGCAGGTTGATTTGAGCGATTTCTCGACGGTCTATCTGTCTTTTGAGGATAACCATATTACGCCATGGGAGAAAGAGGATTGGAGTGTATGGTTTGCCAGACAGGAGCGGTATATTCATCAGGATGATATAGAGAAGGTCAGAGAGAAGTTGTCGGCAGCAAATCTGCTTAAAATGCCTGTCGCCGAAAAATTCAGGTGCGATTTCAGAAGCAGGGAAAGGAACGAAAGTGGAATTCACAGGATGTATTCCGCCAGCGCATATAAGACGGAACTGGATGGGAAGCTGTACGTAAGTTTGATCACCATGGATAATACTGCGGCTATGGAAAATGAAATGAAGCAGAAGGCGTTAATCGAGGATGCACTGCTTAGAGCAGAGAATGCAAGTAAAGCAAAGACAAAGTTCCTGTTCAATATGTCTCATGATATCCGCACCCCGATGAATGCGATTATTGGGTTTACGACGCTTGCAATCAGACATGCGGACGATGCGGAACGAGTGCGCGGTTACCTTAAAAAAATTGCAGATTCCGGCAATCATTTACTGTCTTTAATTAACGACGTGCTTGATATGAGCCGGATTGAGAATGGTAAAGTGCAGTTGGAAGAGACAGAGTACAGTCTGTCCGAGGTGGTACAGGAATTACAAAATATGCTGCTTTTAGAAGTGCAGTCCCGAAATCTGAAATTATATATTGAGATGGAGGATGTGACAGATGATAAGGTCATCGGGGACAGACTTCGTTTGAAGCAGATTCTGCAGAACCTGCTCGGTAACGCCGTGAAATTTACAAATTCGGGAGGCAGAATCTGGGTTAAGGTTATGGAAAGACCGGGAAGAGACAAAACAATCTATGAATTTCGCGTAAAGGATACCGGAATCGGTATGAGCGAGGAATTTCTGAAGCGTGTTTTCGA of Roseburia hominis contains these proteins:
- a CDS encoding amino acid ABC transporter permease → MSLKERFYINFIEDNRWHYIVDGLKVTLLVTFCAVMIGVVLGFLLAIVRATYDKTGRLKIANVLCKVYITIIRGTPVVVQLLIIYFVIFGSVNISKEIVAVLAFGMNSSAYVAEIFRSGIMSVDNGQFEAGRSLGFNYTQTMVHIIMPQAFKNVLPALGNEFIVLLKETSVAGYIALQDLTKGGDIIRSRTFDAFMPLIAVALIYLVMVMIFTKLVELLERRLRNSDH
- a CDS encoding amino acid ABC transporter ATP-binding protein, producing MIINGEELIRVEGLRKSFGRFYALDGIDEVIRKGEVVVIVGPSGSGKSTFLRSLNLLEVPTEGHIYFEGVDITDKYVDIDKHRQKMGMVFQHFNLFPHKTILENITLAPMKLRGKSKTEAEERAMELLKLVGLEEKANAYPSQLSGGQKQRIAIVRSLAMDPDVMLFDEPTSALDPEMVGEVLELMKQLAREGMTMVVVTHEMGFAREVGSRVLFVDEGRVKEQAPPEEFFSNPKDERLREFLSKVL
- a CDS encoding ATP-binding protein — its product is MINRRRPSKQIIACIMVMIFILLAFFSFTRENEQRIMEQNMGYIQDSTIQIAGQIDQVFSDGYANIRIMSAFVSQSLDRPEVDIDLVRELAEDSVFDFLEFADKDGMDHNITGGVSDARDRKYYLDGMKGNVGLEVIFNSRATHETLLMFYSPVTFEGENVGVLIGVYQASNKLAKMLDITYFGESANLYLCTPEGRVAASNLPLDTNEELYVTDLAEGNEKLSDSMYQAMQSGQSLNFTLETQKSGGCMTKLKSDWYLIQVFPEAANVTMVQEANNAGIRLETMLLLIFGVVLVVMVHFYRKEQQTIAEVAEERGEYKNAVLADAIIVFEANMTRNQIQEGIWKNRDGSRRPLEEVLGLELPCDYDTYIVRWADTYVDEGSRTLFLEYTGREYLNKQFEQGKSEITFEYYARSLEGEKIFVRRSTYLAVDKKSGDIIAYNNVKDITDQKQKENQMHRYEQMLIMTASGMHQGAWQVDLSDFSTVYLSFEDNHITPWEKEDWSVWFARQERYIHQDDIEKVREKLSAANLLKMPVAEKFRCDFRSRERNESGIHRMYSASAYKTELDGKLYVSLITMDNTAAMENEMKQKALIEDALLRAENASKAKTKFLFNMSHDIRTPMNAIIGFTTLAIRHADDAERVRGYLKKIADSGNHLLSLINDVLDMSRIENGKVQLEETEYSLSEVVQELQNMLLLEVQSRNLKLYIEMEDVTDDKVIGDRLRLKQILQNLLGNAVKFTNSGGRIWVKVMERPGRDKTIYEFRVKDTGIGMSEEFLKRVFEPFERERTSTVSGVQGTGLGMAITRNLVEMMEGTISVTSKKGEGTEFIVQLPMKPFMGEQQETVHVEKENTHEISMTMKGRRVLLVEDNDLNREIAGEILSEAGLLVEEANDGSIAVEKLLEQGPGYYSLVLMDVQMPVMDGYTATRTIRSFDNKELASIPIIAMTANAFDEDKKEAFANGMNAHVAKPIDVKLLLKEMEAVME